A region of the Silene latifolia isolate original U9 population chromosome 9, ASM4854445v1, whole genome shotgun sequence genome:
CCTTCCAAGGGCCAACTCTTGTATCCCAAGGATAAGGAGTCGGGTTTCTCTAATTGTTTCCTGCCAGATTTGTTTTCTAGAATGGTCTCTAGCCCGGAATTTCCGGTCAAAGTCATTGCGACTAGTAATGATTTGATTCTTTGCGTGAGAGATGATCGGAAAGCGTATGATGATTCGATGTACATCTGTAATCCTCAGACGATCAAGGGTATTACTCTCCCTCGTCCCCCTCGCTACTACAAGAGATCTTTCAAGGGATTTGCTAGCGTCCCTTGTTCTACTAAGGAGGGTAAACAAGTCATTGAGTATACTGTTATTGTGGTTAattgtggtgatgatgatggttaCGTCAAGAATGAGTATCAATTAGAGGCACAAGTGTTTTCATCCCGAATTGGCAACTGGAAAGAGGTGAGCCTGATGTTGCCCAAGCCTTTTAAGGCATTTTTCTCTTCATGTGGCAGCCTCTTCCACCATGGTATGCTCTACTTCTATGACGATGAAAATGGGATGATCGCTTTTAGTCCGATAATTAGTAAAGAGAAAGAAAAGGGTGATGATGAAAGACTGTCAATTGTGTGCCAATCCATTGATTGGCCTTTAGATTTTGTCGCGGACCACAAATCGAGCGTGACAGTCGGTTTGTGCCAAGAAAGGCTGAGGTTGACGCAAAAAAGAGGCATGTCAGTAAACATTTGGGATCTGAAAGACAATGACAATAGTAAATGGGAGGTCAGGGACAAGATTGATCTAAGAGGGTTAGCTTCACATGATTCTTCTATTCAATTTATTAATAATTTCCACACTCATTTTGTTTTGCTTGGATTCAATCCGTTTGATGATGATATACTGTATGTATGCGTGGACAAGAACCGTATTGTCTCGTGTGACTTGAAGAAAAGGCAACTAAACCAAGTCTTTGTGATTCCCGACGAGTCTAAATCACTAATTCCTGCACTTCATAAGAAATTTTTTGATGATTTCAGACCCTTCTGGTTTATCTTTTAGTGGTAGGCGCCGGTGGCTCACTCATAGGTTCACAGGAGGTTAGACCTGTAATTCTATGATGCCAAGTTAATTTAGTCATTTTT
Encoded here:
- the LOC141600783 gene encoding uncharacterized protein LOC141600783, with product MNDNDNNGISHFDSLPKELIWEILSKLPCIKSVVMCKSVSKSCFSVISSPRFIGNFITKHVYGTNPDVTNPKHSALVIRPKLLCPSKGQLLYPKDKESGFSNCFLPDLFSRMVSSPEFPVKVIATSNDLILCVRDDRKAYDDSMYICNPQTIKGITLPRPPRYYKRSFKGFASVPCSTKEGKQVIEYTVIVVNCGDDDGYVKNEYQLEAQVFSSRIGNWKEVSLMLPKPFKAFFSSCGSLFHHGMLYFYDDENGMIAFSPIISKEKEKGDDERLSIVCQSIDWPLDFVADHKSSVTVGLCQERLRLTQKRGMSVNIWDLKDNDNSKWEVRDKIDLRGLASHDSSIQFINNFHTHFVLLGFNPFDDDILYVCVDKNRIVSCDLKKRQLNQVFVIPDESKSLIPALHKKFFDDFRPFWFIF